A window of the Thermocrinis sp. genome harbors these coding sequences:
- the ppa gene encoding inorganic diphosphatase — MDIKKIPPGKNPPEDIYVVVEIPQDSPIKYELDKESGAIFVDRFLFTAMHYPFNYGFIPQTLADDGDPVDVLVVSRYPVAPGSVLRCRPIGALEMRDEEGVDTKLIAVPHSKIDPTFDDVKSVDDLPKALLDRIKHFFEHYKELEPGKWVKVEEFKGIQFAIEEIKKGIENYRSAK; from the coding sequence ATGGATATAAAAAAGATACCCCCTGGTAAAAATCCTCCTGAAGACATATACGTGGTGGTTGAAATACCCCAGGACAGCCCCATAAAGTATGAGCTGGACAAAGAAAGCGGAGCAATCTTTGTGGATAGGTTTTTATTTACAGCCATGCATTATCCTTTTAACTACGGTTTTATACCACAGACTTTAGCCGACGATGGGGACCCAGTGGATGTGCTCGTGGTTTCAAGGTATCCGGTTGCTCCCGGGAGTGTGCTAAGGTGCAGGCCCATAGGTGCTTTGGAAATGAGGGACGAAGAGGGTGTGGATACAAAGCTTATAGCGGTTCCCCACTCAAAGATAGATCCCACCTTTGACGACGTTAAAAGCGTGGATGACCTCCCTAAGGCCCTTTTGGATAGGATAAAGCACTTTTTTGAACACTACAAAGAATTAGAGCCTGGCAAGTGGGTAAAGGTGGAGGAGTTCAAGGGCATTCAGTTTGCCATAGAAGAGATAAAGAAGGGCATAGAAAACTACCGCTCCGCCAAATAA
- a CDS encoding gliding motility protein has translation MIVDLEKKLIRLKVVYYRPAMSGKTTNLESISKLEGLQLTKIDTKGEKTLVFDFSTKKVPVSNMTASFALYTVPGQEIYKDIRLTVLKGEDLPKIGKRYEEVPVVIQYNKMDLENVLPFEVLEKEINKDRLTSVCASAIKGEGVKETFNMIESLLLSRLERILG, from the coding sequence ATGATTGTGGATTTGGAAAAGAAGCTCATAAGGCTAAAAGTTGTGTATTATAGGCCTGCAATGTCTGGTAAAACTACTAACTTAGAGAGCATTTCCAAATTGGAAGGTTTACAGCTTACAAAAATAGATACAAAGGGTGAAAAAACCTTAGTCTTTGATTTTTCAACTAAGAAAGTGCCAGTTAGCAACATGACTGCTTCTTTTGCCCTTTATACAGTGCCCGGTCAAGAAATATACAAAGACATAAGGCTAACGGTTTTGAAGGGTGAGGATTTACCCAAGATAGGCAAAAGATACGAGGAAGTCCCTGTGGTAATCCAGTACAACAAGATGGACCTGGAAAACGTGCTTCCCTTTGAGGTCTTGGAGAAGGAAATAAATAAGGATAGACTGACATCGGTATGTGCTAGCGCTATTAAAGGGGAGGGGGTTAAAGAGACCTTTAATATGATAGAAAGTCTCTTGCTATCACGTCTGGAGCGGATACTGGGATGA
- the atpA gene encoding F0F1 ATP synthase subunit alpha: protein MATISYEEALQMLKEQLKGLEESVKMEEVGVVYYVGDGVARAYGLDNVMANEVVEFEGGTLGLAFNLEEDNVGLIVLGSESGIKEGSLVRRTGRILDAPVGEGLIGRVIDPLGNPLDGKGPVQYEYRSPVEKIAPGVVKRKSVHEPLQTGIKAIDSMIPIGRGQRELIIGDRSTGKTTICIDTILNQKDTDVYCIYVAIGQKRSTTARIIELLERSGAMEYTCVVVASATDPASLQYLAPFVGCTIGEYFRDNGKHALIIYDDLSKHAEAYRQLSLLMRRPPGREAYPGDVFYLHSRLLERAAKLNDELGAGSLTALPIIETKAGDVAAYIPTNVISITDGQIYLEPDLFNKGVRPAINVGLSVSRVGGAAQIKAMKQVAGTLRLDLAQFRELEAFVQFASELDKATQQTINRGLRLVELLKQEPYNPIPVEKQIVAIYAGTNGYLDDLPVEAVRKFEKQLYTYLDKQRPDILKEIKEKKALDEDLKKKIDEALKDFKSKFTP from the coding sequence ATGGCAACCATAAGCTATGAAGAAGCACTGCAGATGTTAAAAGAGCAGTTGAAGGGTTTGGAAGAATCTGTGAAGATGGAAGAGGTGGGAGTTGTTTATTACGTTGGTGATGGCGTGGCAAGAGCTTACGGATTGGACAACGTAATGGCAAACGAGGTGGTTGAGTTTGAAGGTGGCACGCTGGGTTTGGCTTTCAACTTAGAAGAGGACAACGTAGGTTTGATTGTGCTTGGCAGTGAAAGTGGTATAAAGGAAGGCTCTCTGGTCAGAAGGACGGGTAGAATTCTCGATGCTCCCGTGGGCGAAGGTCTTATTGGTAGGGTTATAGACCCCCTTGGAAATCCCCTAGACGGAAAGGGCCCAGTGCAGTATGAATACAGGTCTCCTGTAGAAAAGATAGCTCCTGGTGTGGTAAAGCGTAAATCTGTCCATGAGCCACTGCAAACGGGTATTAAAGCAATAGATTCAATGATTCCCATAGGAAGGGGCCAAAGGGAGCTTATTATAGGAGACCGCTCTACTGGTAAAACTACAATATGCATAGACACCATACTTAACCAAAAAGACACGGATGTTTACTGCATATACGTAGCCATAGGACAAAAGAGGTCAACCACTGCCCGGATTATAGAACTGCTTGAAAGAAGTGGAGCGATGGAATACACATGCGTAGTGGTCGCTTCTGCCACAGATCCTGCATCCTTGCAATACTTGGCTCCCTTTGTAGGATGCACCATAGGGGAATACTTCAGGGACAACGGAAAGCATGCACTTATAATTTACGATGACCTTTCAAAGCACGCAGAAGCTTACAGACAGCTATCTTTGCTTATGAGAAGACCACCGGGAAGGGAGGCATACCCAGGGGACGTTTTCTACCTTCACTCAAGGCTTTTGGAAAGGGCTGCCAAGCTCAACGACGAGCTCGGAGCTGGATCCTTAACCGCACTGCCCATAATAGAAACAAAGGCTGGGGACGTGGCCGCATACATTCCCACAAACGTTATATCCATCACAGACGGGCAGATATACTTGGAGCCTGACCTGTTTAACAAAGGTGTAAGACCTGCCATAAACGTGGGTCTTTCAGTTTCTCGTGTAGGTGGTGCGGCACAGATAAAGGCTATGAAACAAGTGGCTGGAACTCTTAGGTTGGATCTGGCTCAGTTCAGAGAGCTGGAAGCGTTCGTTCAGTTTGCCTCTGAACTTGACAAAGCAACTCAGCAGACCATCAACAGAGGATTGAGACTTGTAGAGCTTTTAAAGCAAGAGCCATACAATCCCATACCTGTGGAAAAGCAGATAGTGGCCATATATGCGGGGACCAACGGATACTTGGATGACCTACCTGTGGAAGCGGTCAGAAAGTTTGAAAAACAGCTATACACATACCTTGATAAACAAAGACCCGACATCCTAAAGGAAATAAAAGAAAAGAAAGCTCTTGACGAAGATCTAAAGAAAAAGATAGATGAAGCGCTCAAGGACTTTAAGTCTAAATTTACACCTTGA
- a CDS encoding DUF72 domain-containing protein, with product MKVYVGCSGFYYRDWVGVFYPHNLKRQEWIKYYERFFNVLELNSSFYRFPDRSSVKSLLERTSKLKFSVKAHQVFTHRRSFFSEDVKRFIYSIEPMIEEERLIAILFQFPHNFGYSAESLEYLRKISKEFKGIDKVVEVRNKSFRRADFYQFLEENGFSLVNSDAPKDKRFLVGPWVGVGAINYVRLHGKDPEHLYDYLYSLEELIKIRSKIKELGDRETYIFFNNTAKAKAVLNALQTKLLFGIDVEIPESLQRAFEEREWE from the coding sequence TTGAAGGTTTATGTAGGATGTAGTGGTTTTTACTACAGAGACTGGGTGGGGGTTTTCTACCCCCACAATTTAAAAAGACAGGAGTGGATAAAGTACTACGAAAGGTTTTTTAACGTATTAGAGCTTAACTCTTCTTTTTATAGGTTTCCAGACAGAAGTAGTGTAAAAAGTTTATTGGAAAGGACCAGTAAGCTTAAGTTTTCTGTAAAAGCCCATCAAGTTTTCACACACAGAAGGAGCTTCTTCTCGGAGGATGTAAAAAGATTTATCTATTCCATAGAGCCCATGATTGAAGAAGAGAGGCTCATAGCCATCCTCTTCCAATTTCCACACAACTTTGGATACTCTGCAGAAAGCCTTGAGTATTTAAGGAAGATATCTAAGGAGTTTAAAGGCATAGACAAGGTGGTGGAGGTAAGAAACAAAAGCTTTAGGAGGGCTGACTTTTACCAGTTTTTGGAAGAAAATGGTTTTTCCTTAGTGAATAGTGATGCGCCGAAGGATAAGAGGTTTTTGGTGGGACCTTGGGTGGGAGTTGGAGCAATAAACTACGTCAGACTTCACGGGAAAGACCCAGAGCACCTGTACGACTATCTTTACTCTTTGGAAGAGCTGATAAAGATTAGAAGTAAAATAAAAGAGTTGGGAGATAGGGAGACTTACATATTTTTTAACAACACTGCAAAAGCCAAAGCTGTGCTAAACGCTCTTCAAACTAAGCTCTTGTTCGGTATTGATGTAGAGATTCCAGAAAGCTTACAAAGAGCCTTTGAAGAAAGGGAGTGGGAATGA
- a CDS encoding aminotransferase class IV, which translates to MINRTLLYGEGLFETMKLPISEKRLRLHYERLKGSAEFFGIPCPSYEEFKEDCMVEVKDQSYLKFCLIAKGEDYYGGKANDYGKMIILKKLKPIQGTIKLTLSSYRRHSTEPICRHKTTNYLFNVMVKRQALQEGFYDGIIVNERDEVCETSSANLLFLKGNTLYTPAKESGILEGTTLRILKEFMDVKEERIKVERLKDFEGAFIVNALIDCLPVEIEGFGLRILKGVSLEIKKVIERFEFDV; encoded by the coding sequence ATGATAAATCGCACCTTGCTTTACGGAGAGGGGCTTTTTGAAACCATGAAACTGCCCATATCGGAAAAAAGGCTTAGACTACACTACGAAAGGCTAAAAGGGTCAGCAGAATTTTTTGGCATACCCTGTCCAAGTTACGAAGAGTTTAAAGAAGACTGCATGGTAGAAGTAAAGGATCAATCTTACCTTAAGTTTTGTCTGATAGCCAAGGGAGAGGACTACTACGGCGGAAAGGCTAACGATTATGGGAAGATGATCATACTCAAAAAGCTCAAACCCATTCAAGGGACTATAAAACTCACACTTTCATCCTACAGAAGACACTCTACAGAACCCATTTGTAGGCACAAGACCACAAACTATCTATTTAACGTAATGGTAAAAAGACAAGCTTTGCAAGAGGGTTTCTACGATGGGATCATAGTAAATGAAAGGGATGAGGTATGCGAAACTTCTTCTGCTAACCTTTTGTTCCTTAAGGGAAACACTCTTTACACGCCAGCCAAGGAAAGTGGAATACTTGAAGGCACTACCTTGAGGATTTTGAAGGAATTTATGGATGTTAAGGAGGAGCGCATAAAGGTTGAAAGGTTAAAAGATTTTGAGGGTGCTTTTATAGTTAATGCCTTGATAGACTGCTTACCGGTTGAAATTGAAGGATTTGGCTTAAGGATTCTGAAGGGCGTGTCTTTGGAGATAAAAAAAGTTATTGAAAGGTTTGAATTTGATGTATAA
- a CDS encoding VTT domain-containing protein has product MRLRWDGGGALIEKFFPELKAWAESFVLSHGYTALFVLSFTESIIQPVPPYPFVAAAPFFKLNPYTAGFVAFVGNILGAVVAFFLAKLLGESFVKRLFKERLYTKGEALFNRYGFFAVLLGEPYKLVCWLAGIFNMPFLTFILASILARAIRIGVFVFFGDVLGRFLQ; this is encoded by the coding sequence ATGCGCTTACGATGGGATGGAGGTGGAGCTTTGATAGAGAAGTTTTTCCCAGAGCTTAAGGCTTGGGCAGAAAGCTTTGTTTTGTCTCATGGCTATACCGCTTTATTCGTTCTTTCCTTTACCGAGTCTATAATCCAACCAGTACCACCTTATCCCTTTGTGGCAGCTGCACCCTTTTTTAAGCTAAACCCCTACACAGCCGGTTTTGTTGCCTTTGTAGGAAATATATTAGGTGCGGTGGTTGCTTTCTTTTTAGCCAAGCTTTTGGGAGAGAGCTTTGTAAAAAGACTTTTTAAAGAGAGGCTTTACACAAAAGGAGAGGCGCTTTTTAACAGGTATGGATTTTTTGCAGTCCTTTTGGGAGAGCCTTATAAGTTGGTGTGCTGGCTGGCTGGGATTTTTAACATGCCCTTTTTGACTTTTATATTAGCCAGCATTTTGGCACGTGCTATAAGGATCGGAGTTTTTGTGTTCTTTGGAGATGTGCTTGGTAGGTTTTTACAGTAA